A stretch of Meles meles unplaced genomic scaffold, mMelMel3.1 paternal haplotype, whole genome shotgun sequence DNA encodes these proteins:
- the LOC123936585 gene encoding olfactory receptor 2T33-like: protein MNIWNTTSDFILLGLFNHTKAHLFLFVMVLTIAFTSLIGNALMVFLIQQDTRLHTPMYFLLSQLSLMDMMLVFTIVPQMAANYLTSKKSISPAGCGLQIFFLLTLGGGECFLLAAMSYDRYVAVCHPLRYPILMSWKLCLRMTMGSWFLGAADGLMQAAATLSFPFCDAHEINHFFCEAPTLVRLACADTFVFEYVMYSCCVLMLLVPFSLILISYSFILAAVLQMNSREARKKTFATCSSHLSVVGLFYGAAIFNYMQPKSYRSANSDKVVSAFYTIFTPLLNPLIYSMRNTEVKGVLRKCMGQCAALCHD, encoded by the coding sequence ATGAACATCTGGAACACCACCTCAGATTTCATTCTTCTAGGACTCTTTAACCACACAAAAGCCCATCTGTTTCTCTTTGTGATGGTTCTGACAATTGCCTTCACCTCCCTCATAGGCAATGCACTCATGGTTTTCCTGATTCAACAGGATACTCGTCTCCACACGCCCATGTACTTCCTACTGAGCCAACTCTCCCTCATGGACATGATGCTGGTCTTTACCATTGTGCCCCAAATGGCAGCTAACTACTTGACTAGCAAGAAGTCTATCTCCCCTGCTGGCTGTGGGTTACAgatcttcttcctcctcactttGGGTGGGGGTGAGTGCTTCCTCTTAGCAGCCatgtcctatgaccgctatgtggctgTTTGCCACCCACTGAGATACCCCATTCTCATGAGCTGGAAATTATGCCTGAGAATGACTATGGGGTCTTGGTTCCTGGGGGCAGCTGATGGGCTCATGCAGGCTGCTGCTACCCTGAGCTTCCCATTTTGCGATGCACATGAAAtcaatcatttcttctgtgaggcCCCTACTCTGGTGCGTTTGGCTTGTGCCGACACATTTGTTTTTGAGTATGTGATGTACAGCTGCTGTGTATTAATGCTCCTGGTCCCATTTTCTCTTATACTGATTTCCTATAGTTTCATCTTAGCTGCAGTTCTCCAGATGAATTCTAGAGAAGCTCGCAAGAAGACATTTGCCACCTGTTCTTCCCACCTCTCTGTGGTGGGACTCTTTTATGGAGCTGCCATTTTTAACTATATGCAACCCAAATCTTACAGGTCAGCTAATAGTGATAAAGTGGTGTCAGCCTTCTATACGATATTCACTCCTTTGTTGAACCCCCTCATCTACAGTATGAGGAACACTGAAGTCAAGGGAGTCCTGAGAAAGTGTATGGGTCAGTGTGCTGCCTTATGTCATGACTAA